TTGGACGTGCAGATCATTTCTGCCGAAGGTTACCTAAGCGATCATTATAATCCAATGAATAAAACAATTAATCTTAGTCCGGAAATCTACAGCGGAAGAAGCATCGCTTCGGCTGCTATTGCTGCCCATGAATGCGGACATGCAGTACAGCACGCTGTGGCATATCGATGGCTTACATTACGTTCCCAGCTGGTTCCCGTGGTCAGTTTTTCTTCCCGTTGGATGCAATGGATCTTACTGGCGGGAATATTAACAATCCGGATGTTTCCGCAATTGTTACTTGCAGGTATTGTTCTTTTTGCATTGACTACATTATTCAGTTTTATTACATTGCCTGTAGAATTTGATGCCAGTAAACGGGCCCTTGCCTGGATGGATAAAACCGGTTTTATGAATAGCCAGGATTATACAAAAGCTAAAGATGGCCTCTGGTGGGCTGC
The genomic region above belongs to Chitinophagales bacterium and contains:
- a CDS encoding zinc metallopeptidase, translating into MPGFIFIIMIGLLVAGFIIQARLRSKLTAYSKYPSPNGMSGKDVAEKMLRDNGILDVQIISAEGYLSDHYNPMNKTINLSPEIYSGRSIASAAIAAHECGHAVQHAVAYRWLTLRSQLVPVVSFSSRWMQWILLAGILTIRMFPQLLLAGIVLFALTTLFSFITLPVEFDASKRALAWMDKTGFMNSQDYTKAKDGLWWAAMTYVVAALGSLATLVYYIMIYSGGRRN